GTTAACTATTAGGCGTTAAGCACTGTCATACATCTTTTCCTGTCAATCGCTTTAGtgagagaaaaattaatatatcGAATGTAATAGATTAACGAAGAATTCTTGATTCAATATCCGTGAGGAACGAGCTGATCAAACTCCCTCACGAGGTAGTAAACGCAGCGGTTTCCTGGCCCTCCTGCGCGGACAAGGTTTTGAGAAATTTGCCACAGGAAGCCGTGAGGATATTTATAAAACATATTTGACATTGTGTTTGGTTATCAACTCTAGCTTTCCTCACCTGTGGAGCTGACTTAAGAAGGTAGAGAAAGTAATAGTAATATGATCGTACCGATATTATACCATTTCTCACAGGATATTTTAAAGAATCTATAAAAACGCGCCTCTCTCTTGTCTTTTCCTCGGACTAAAGAAGGTTCCCGTATTCAGATTGTTCTAATTTTTTTAACAGACGAAAGAGCACATCAATAACGTTTTAAGTGTCGGTTTCAGTTATGAATAAAAATTAGCAATTATTTACCAGGAGGTCTTGTCTTACAAATGAGATTCAGCTGCGTGAATTAACGCAAGCCAAAATTCATAACAAATATGTGTCACATGGAATTTTAACAAATCGAAATTAGGGAGGACTCGAGCAAGAATGTATGCCTCACGGCaatattttaccacaattttagTAAGTCATTATCTGCATGACGGCGAATTATGGTGAACTGCAATATCTTGCAAATTATTTTTGCGACCAAACTGGTAATTTTGGCGACAAATATTTCTCTTATAACAGGTGGGTACTCTTTTGAAATGCATCTAACCTGTGTTTTTGAGACTGTTACTATTGAAAGCGTAGATATGTCGAGTTTTTATTTCTGGAAGGTTTTTCTTGGTGCATTTCCAAATTAATTTAAGCCAATTTAAGAAAAGTGATATCTTTTGTAAGGCTcctcattttgaaagctcttgaCAGCTTCTACCTAGGCATTGTTTTTAACTGGAGCCATCATACTGTATGACCCTTTTTAACCTTTACGATGCTCAAAAATACAAACTGTTTGAAGGAATACCAAATAGCAATTTGTCCGGCATGCCACATAAAAGGGTAAATACTTTAAAGTCTTGTTTTGCTTTCGGAGAGTTGTAATTGGTTGGCGGTTACCTCTGTGCCTTGTAAGAGGTAGACTTCTTAcattatttcattcaaactgttTGAGAAACATCTGCTTATTATAAAATCCAAACTCTCAAAACTTATGCAATGAGCTTGACAAAGCATCAAACATTAAATGAgcaggaaaaattaaaaataaaaacgagGCGGTTTATATAAGAAAGCACGACTGCTAAGGCTACAAAAACTTTGCAGTTTGCATCCCCATTTCGTTCACCTTTACAAGAAAAGCGGAATTTTTCTATAAATAGATTAGAAAAATGGTTTTAAAATAACAACACAGAATTCGTGTTTGTATGCTCTACTTGTCAAAATTGATTGCCAGAAGTGTTACAGGGCGTGCCGCAACGTTCACTGAAAACGCCAaatttccttattcaaccaGTCATGGTATTGACAACAATATAATATCATATGCAATAATATAAACGAGCGGTACCGAACGGTTAGTGCGAAGtcatgatttgtaaacttccACAGCAAAGCAACATCAAAATGGCGAACTGATCTGCTAAGAACGAGACACATGACTTACCCTTCTCTCCCAGTCGACGATTTCGGATATCGACCACAGATTAACTTTGGGAGAGTAGGCAGAGACATTTCCCAGTTTGCTTTCAAAAGGCCAGAAGACTCACAGACCCCTGAGTGAAATATTTCGAGATATTTACCCACCACTACGcgtggtctaacaaagaattcgaagaatttTCAAGCTCCTTTGTGTCAAGTATAGAATCATATTGTGTCCGATCCTTTGGAATATATTGACACCTGACCCCGGTATTTTGATCAGGACATATTGTGTTGCTTACTTACGGTATCATGCGCTATTCTAAACCAAACAGTTCTCTTTCCTTCAGACGTTGCACTACAAATGACTGGAAACAGAAGTGTCAATAACAATTTTGCGCTGTTTAAGAGCGTAGGGTTAGAGGTCTATCTTCCTCGCCAGCAAAgccctttttttaaatttcgacTTAATTTTTGTACTTCTAAATCAACGCTGAATCGTTCCAGCTGAAATAGATTTATTTCATAAGATATCTTTACGTAAAACACATTTTGTACTGACCTCTTTAAATATGTTATGCTTAACAGCTTTCCCTGAAATAGGAGCCAGTTTGGGGCTAAGATCCCGACTTCCTCAATCGACCAATGGGTGGACAGAAATCAATGGGTGGACGCATACTTCATTGCCGGATAGTGGTCGCTTTTTGTTCGGAGGACCTCTTTCATCAAAGGCTTCGCGATTCCAAATACCCAAATCTGGAATCTACTTTGTGTCATTCAGTGTCCATTTGAGCCATGCAAACATTGGATTATTTGAAGCTGCCATAGTGATAAATGGAAAAATCGCTGAAAGAAACAAGCCATTGAGTTCAGCCAGGCAAGGTTACCAAGGAGCTGAGTTTAGTTTAGTGGTCAGCGGATTTGTCAACGTTGGATCCAGCGAGGAAATCTCTGTATTTGTTTTCTCAGAAAAAGACAGAGATTGGACTATTCAGGATAACAGCCAATTCGCTTTGCGCTACACTGGTCCGATGGGGATTTTCCCAGCTTTCTCTGCATCAAAAGGAACCGTTATGAAATTACTGCCATCTCCGCTACCGCGTGCCATTCGCAACTGGGAAACCAGTGGTATTCCTGGAGTATTTATCAGTCTTACCGGGTTTTCATCATCTACCGGACAATTTGTATGTATATGTGACGGCGTTTTCTTCCTGGCGGCAAATATTCGCGTCCAAGCAAACCAAGGCACACACCGCTTGCATACGTTAATAAACAACGAAATTCGCGGCCCTTTTGTCGATGTCAAAACATATGGTGAGCATCAAAGTATTTTCACGATGAACCTTTATGAATCTGTATACTTGAAAAGAGGCGACACAGTTTTTCTTAGTCTTAACTCAACTTCAAGCGAAGGAGTTGCTATTTTATCGGACAGCGGTTTCTTTGTGAGCTATATTGATGTCTTTAATCAGAGCTCACTCCAGGGTGTGTCAACTGTCACTAAGACAATCAATGAGATTCCAGGGATCGGTTGGATGGAGTTAACCACGTTGCCTATGCCTTCCGTTACGCATGTGCAGTTCTTCAACCCAGAGGTGTTTAGGATGGGAAGGTTTACTTGTACTCAGAGTGGAATTTATTACATTGCGGTTAGTATAAAACCACATATTGTGAATAAGGCTCTCGGCATTACAGCAAGTCAATTGAACGTTATTGTGCAAGGGTCTGCAGCTTGCTTGAAGATACCAGGCTCTAATATAAACAAGTTGTAGCTTATTAATGACATTAAGGAGGAAGGAGAGGGTGGGGTTGATAGAAGCAGGTTGGAGTAATGGGATGATTGCCACACCATCACAACTAGACTTGACGTCATATGGATTGAGTAAGGTGctctttattgtttttcatgtctcttgttttttttttgtttttgtttttcttttgaatctTTCTCCCAGTAAAATCAACCTTGATTTCCTTTTCAGTCTTCATTAATTTCTTGTTATTTCAGTTGCATTTTCTCGGCTATATAACTTTGAGGCATTAAAAACATTACTTCtatcctgttttttttttcgtgtgtaTAGGCTTCCCTTCGAATGTGTGGTGGTATAGGAAGCTATAACTTGTTGGCTAAGTCAAGTGGTACTTCACAGATGAACGGAAACGCCGGTCTTTATACAACGCTGCACAATCCTACACCCAACGCTCAGTTTTCTTTGTCGGTTTCAGGTCTCTTGGAACTCAGCAAGGGGCAACACCTTTCAGTTTTTGTTCGCTCAAGTTATCCAGGGAGATGGTTTATTGAGCCAGCCAGCGGTCTGTCTGTCATGAAAACACGACATTACTGGCCAGCGGCTAACAGTTATCTTAAAAGTAAGCATGCGTATCCAGGAGGAAAGTGGCAGGAGATAAGAGATTGGGTACAATCGGGTGAAGAAGGCGCGTTCTCGTTCGGTTCTAACCTTCAAACAAACAGCTTTCGCTTTAGAGCCACCTCTCCTGGTATTTATTTTGTCTCTACAAATCTTCTCATTTGTGCTAAAAGTAATCACACATTTGCAGTTATAGCTGTAGACGGAAAACCAAGACCAGATAATGGTTTATACGCAACCAGTGTACCTTCATCGGAAAACGTAACACTTAACATCGCCGGCTGTCTTAGCCTTCAGCGAGGCCAAAATATTTCAGTCTACGTCCATACGGACACTAATGACATTTGGGAAATTAATGAACGAAGTGGGTTCTCTGCAGTGTTTATCGGAAAACCTGTTTCCGTACTAGGTTTCCACGCGGTGAAGGGTATTCAATCTAAGATTGGTACAACGAATTGGGTGAATATCGGTGAATGGGAAAAGCCAGGCAACATTGCAAAAAGTACGTATCAATCTGGTGATGGTTTTGATAATGTCCGCGGTACTTTTACGGCTGCTATTAGCggtatttattttgtttcatgcaCACTTGTCACGAAAGGCCTTGGTGCTCAAAGCAGAAACTCTTATATTGAAGTTTACATCGGTGTGAATGGCCAAAGAACCACAACAAATGGTTTACAACATACTCGTTACATCGAACGACAACAAAGAAATGATGTTATCACCATTTCAGTTTCCGGGAATGTCCAGTTAAGACATGGAGATTACACTGTTGTTCGCGCCCGCACCAGCGAAGATTCTGATTGGACAGTTGAAAGTACTAGTGGATTCTCCATATTTTTAGTAAGTCCGTTAGACTTAACATATGGGAATGTAGGATTTTTGTCAAGAAAAAGTGACACGAGAATTATCATCTCGGCCCCGAGAGGTTGGTCTAAGATCGGAGGCTGGGTTACTCAGTCTGACCTCACAAATGGACTGTTCCTGAAAAACGACGGCAGTTTTACCTATGAAGCCCTCAAGGGAGATTTGATCATAAATCACGCcggaatttattttgtttccgTAAATATAATTGTATCCAGTATCAACAGCGCTTGTGATTTAAGTCTTCTTGTTTCTGATAACAGTGGAGGTCACCCGAGAGAGATCAAAACGGGTTTTACATCTACGGAACAGGAAGGGAATGGCAAAGTAACTTTACAGTTTAATGGCGCtgtttttatgaaaaagaacCGCAAATTGCATGTGGGGGTACTTACAAAACGTGCTGCGACTTTTACAGTTTGGGAGGGCAGTGGTTTCTCCGTGGCAAGACTTATCTACCCCATCGAAGAATCCGGATTTTATTCCCGAATAAGTACTTCTCGTCCTCTGTCTCCTGTGACGTCGAAATGGGGAAGAATAACAGAGTGGGAAACATCTGGATCCAGTGGTCTTCACATTGACGGTCACGGTTTTAATTCGGTCAGAGGTAATTTCAGTGCTCCGTTACCCGGTGTGTATCTTGCTTCAGCTGGCGTCTCGTTGCAAAATAGCACTTTTTGCGGCATGATATCAGTAAAAATTTCTGTCGATGGTGATTTGTCCCTCAACGGTGGACTGGTTTCTAGCAGTTGGATTGAGCCTGGTCATCGAACAACTGTTATGGCCAGCGGTATCTTGGAGCTTAGCCAAGGAATGAGTATTTCTGTGCTCGTTAGATCCAACACCTCCTCATCTTTCAGCATTGATGATGGAAGCTATTTTACTGTGCGTTACATCACTGAGAAAGACAGAGTTGAGGGGAACATGGCTGACCGATATAGCAACGTCATTTTTATTTCACCCGGGTGGAAGGAACTTGTCAGTTGGACAACCGCTGGAAATAATGGACAGTTTCAAGTGGGCTCAATTCACCAGACCACCGATCGTTTTGTTGTTTCCAAAGGAGGTGTTTATCACGTTACCGCGAACATAAAGCTTTTGGAGACAGACGGATTAGCGATGATTGGCATTGTCGTAAACAGTGGAAATGATACAGCGGTCATAGCAAAGAAAACATGCGTCTCGAGTTTGGCTTGTGCTCTTAATCTTGCAGCTTCCGTAGAACTCAATCCAAGAACCTACGTTTCAGTTCATGTCTATTCAGATGACAAAGACCGATGGCTAGTTTCCAGCCAATCCAGCAAGTCAATTTTATCGTTAAACCCAATACCACCATCATCTGTCATTCAAGGGTTTCTAGCTCGCTTGTCGACGAACGTTTCAGTCGGAAGGCGACAATCCTCGGACTGGTTCCGACTTGAAAACTGGACCACTTCCGAACGTGCTGGTTACTTCAAGACAATAACTGGATTGTTCAGTAATGGCGTTTTGGTAGTGGGCAGTGCAGGCGTTTACATAATCTCTGTTAACTTGATTTTGCAATGCACAGAAAACAGTGCCTGGTAAGAGTTAGTTTATGCAATTAAATATTAGTTTTAAGGCAGTATTCAATTGATCAAGAATCAAAGCATTTGACTGGTGACATTGACTAATTAGCCATTTGAAACATATGCCTTCATCACGAAAACGTACGCAAGGTACAAGTAGTTTTATATTTACCTTTGACTAACAGGGAATGTGGCgctgtact
The nucleotide sequence above comes from Acropora muricata isolate sample 2 chromosome 12, ASM3666990v1, whole genome shotgun sequence. Encoded proteins:
- the LOC136892155 gene encoding uncharacterized protein: MVNCNILQIIFATKLVILATNISLITAFPEIGASLGLRSRLPQSTNGWTEINGWTHTSLPDSGRFLFGGPLSSKASRFQIPKSGIYFVSFSVHLSHANIGLFEAAIVINGKIAERNKPLSSARQGYQGAEFSLVVSGFVNVGSSEEISVFVFSEKDRDWTIQDNSQFALRYTGPMGIFPAFSASKGTVMKLLPSPLPRAIRNWETSGIPGVFISLTGFSSSTGQFVCICDGVFFLAANIRVQANQGTHRLHTLINNEIRGPFVDVKTYGEHQSIFTMNLYESVYLKRGDTVFLSLNSTSSEGVAILSDSGFFVSYIDVFNQSSLQGVSTVTKTINEIPGIGWMELTTLPMPSVTHVQFFNPEVFRMGRFTCTQSGIYYIAASLRMCGGIGSYNLLAKSSGTSQMNGNAGLYTTLHNPTPNAQFSLSVSGLLELSKGQHLSVFVRSSYPGRWFIEPASGLSVMKTRHYWPAANSYLKSKHAYPGGKWQEIRDWVQSGEEGAFSFGSNLQTNSFRFRATSPGIYFVSTNLLICAKSNHTFAVIAVDGKPRPDNGLYATSVPSSENVTLNIAGCLSLQRGQNISVYVHTDTNDIWEINERSGFSAVFIGKPVSVLGFHAVKGIQSKIGTTNWVNIGEWEKPGNIAKSTYQSGDGFDNVRGTFTAAISGIYFVSCTLVTKGLGAQSRNSYIEVYIGVNGQRTTTNGLQHTRYIERQQRNDVITISVSGNVQLRHGDYTVVRARTSEDSDWTVESTSGFSIFLVSPLDLTYGNVGFLSRKSDTRIIISAPRGWSKIGGWVTQSDLTNGLFLKNDGSFTYEALKGDLIINHAGIYFVSVNIIVSSINSACDLSLLVSDNSGGHPREIKTGFTSTEQEGNGKVTLQFNGAVFMKKNRKLHVGVLTKRAATFTVWEGSGFSVARLIYPIEESGFYSRISTSRPLSPVTSKWGRITEWETSGSSGLHIDGHGFNSVRGNFSAPLPGVYLASAGVSLQNSTFCGMISVKISVDGDLSLNGGLVSSSWIEPGHRTTVMASGILELSQGMSISVLVRSNTSSSFSIDDGSYFTVRYITEKDRVEGNMADRYSNVIFISPGWKELVSWTTAGNNGQFQVGSIHQTTDRFVVSKGGVYHVTANIKLLETDGLAMIGIVVNSGNDTAVIAKKTCVSSLACALNLAASVELNPRTYVSVHVYSDDKDRWLVSSQSSKSILSLNPIPPSSVIQGFLARLSTNVSVGRRQSSDWFRLENWTTSERAGYFKTITGLFSNGVLVVGSAGVYIISVNLILQCTENSACDFEMLVAFNGRLSKKSGLFSRQTVHSLHSETFTASTVAHLFQWDSLVVAVRSNSSSQILSDSTFSVVMLESIGGPLLCSNLGPSFIQELSPAFLRSRVGSEVTWSCEAVGGTSLKYRWLKNYQVLPNATLNTLTVNRASVQDSGDYVCIAEISPITVTSNVARFTAYDPQPAFESFNYTLYVNENGPTSQLILNISVKAESKGNTRADMAFSIMLGNTDDPFFLMPNTSTTHVGVFVTRSLDRELVSEYQFLVKATNLDEHAQESTTVVRVIVNDINDNAPHFQKKIYDVSILENSTLGQLVFVLEAVDDDALFNANISYKLIGGSGMNTFSLDQTSGEIKLTKLLDRETKPSYSLFVAAYDSDFTAFTEVSVTLIDVNDNPPTFEPAVHQLSINLRADSPVSSAVITLTAVDHDLGVGGKISYSVEAISTTPVFDHVNALECANASTGAFKFDDDTGTLRVAELLAAMCRYNVTVRAMDHGNPPLFSLTSVVIETGERNAVELKGPTTIQVVSEEDHTKIIVIVCVFALIIVVILVLVIWREGRRHMQRKNLIARTVAIRVRQDDFDDKRDDQHETFENVPDALQGHYLDHCSTTTEMPSSLHTPYSMCSFGMETDILEGFTLPHDGKEGYSVFDGERECFCVSIEFGLESDDDIVSPVSKPAGNDIDRKATTRGKARRGEVQSLLSSSSSRRSQASLPAKLGSRNYSKRDAVRQVISDTRL